AAGCGGCGATTCCCGCGATCAGCCCTCCGCCACCCACCGGCACGAAGATCGCATCCAGTGGCCCCTGCTGTTGGCGCAGGATCTCCATGGCCACTGTGCCTTGGCCGGCGATTACGTCCGGGTCGTCGAAAGGCGACACGAAGGTGCTCCCCGATGTCTGCGCCAGTTGCAATGCATGGGCCAGGGCAAACGGGAAACTCTCCCCGTGCAACACGGCTTCGGCGCCACGGGAACGCACACCCAATACCTTCAGTTCCGGAGTGCTGCACGGCATGACGATACGTGCCTTGATCCCCAATTCCCGCGCCGCCAGCGCCACGCCTTGGGCATGATTGCCCGCTGAGGCCGTGACCACGCCCCGGGCTTTTTCGGCATCACTGAGTTGCACCAGCTTGTTGTAGGCGCCGCGAATCTTGAAGGAAAACGTCGGTTGCAGGTCTTCACGCTTGAGCAGCAGCGTGTTGCCCAGCAAGGCCGACAACGCCGGCGCTGCTTGCAGGGGCGTGCGCACCGCCAGGTCATACACCGGCGCAGCAAGGATCTTTTTCACATAGTGTTCAAGCAGTTCCGTGCCGGCGGTTCGGGGCGTGGGACAGGTGCTCATGGGTGTCTCCTGGCTTCGTGTAAAGGGCGCTGGAGACGGAAAAACAAAACCCGCCTCTAGGGCGGGTTTGGGTGCAGCCGTGCGCTATCCCGCCAAATGAGGAATGGCGGTAATAATGCTCGGCTGGCTACGGAATGCTTGAAATGTCATGTCACGAAATTAACCGGCGATTGACGGGCAAGTCAATGGCCAAGCGCCATTAGCGGCTGGGGGTTTACGATGGATATACGAAACATATACGCTTTGTATACCAATATCCCACAGTGAATCCCATGGGCATCGTCAAGATCACCGACCAACTGCATGAACAATTGCGCCTGGCCAGCGCCACGATGGACCGTTCCATCAACGCCCAGGCCGAATTCTGGATCAAGATCGGCCTGCTCGCGGAGCTGAACCCCAGCCTGCCCTACAACGAATTGATCAACAAACTGTTGCTCGACAAACCCGACCTGATCCGGGGGCGCACCTGATGATCAAGACTGCCGAACAACTCGCCGTGATGCGCGAATCCGGGCGCCTGCTCGCCCAAGTGTTCACCATGCTCGACGGTTTTGTGGCCGCCGGCCGCTCTACCCTGGAACTGGACAGCGCCGTCGAAGCCTTCATCCGCAATGACCTCAAGGCCCGCCCCGCCAGCCTGGGCCAGTATGACTACCCCTTCTCTATCAATACCTCGATCAACGAGGTGGTGTGCCACGGCATGCCCAGCGCGAAGGAAGTGCTGAAAGACGGCGACATCATCAACATCGACATCACCCTGGAAAAGGCGGCTACATCGCCGACTCCAGCAAGATGTACATGATCGGCACCGTCGCGCCCAAGGCCCGTCGCCTGGTCGAGCAGACCTTCGAAGCGATGTGGGCCGGTATCCGACAGGTCAAGCCCGGCGCACGCCTGGGAGATATCGGCCATGCGATCCAGAGCCACGCGCAAGCCAATGGCTACAGTGTGGTGCGTGAATACTGCGGCCACGGCATCGGTCGGCAGATGCACGAGGAGCCCCAGGTGCTGCACTTCGGCCGGCCCGGTACCGGGTTGGAACTGCGCGAAGGCATGGTGTTTACCGTCGAACCGATGCTCAACCAAGGCAGTTCCAAGGTGCGCAGCTTGAAGGATGGCTGGACGGTCGTGACCAAGGACAACAGCCTGTCGGCGCAGTGGGAACATACCGTGGCGGTGACGGCGCAGGGTTTTGAGGTGCTGACGCTGCAAACCATAGCCTAATGTGGGAGCAGGCAAGCCAGCTCCCACACTTGATCCTCAGCGTCTGCTCGTCCAGCTACCAAACCTGGCCTTGGCGCTTGAGTTCCAGGCGCCGTACGAACTCTTCCAGCACCAGCGCATACAGGTCGTCTTGCAGGTAGGCATCTTCGATACCGGCATCCATGTTGGGGTTGTCGTTGACCTCAATCACTACCACCTTGTCGCCGGACTGCTTGAGGTCCACGCCATAGAGGCCGTCACCAATCAGGTTGGCGGTCTTTACCGCCAATTCCACCACCGCCTTGGGCGCTTCGTGGACGGCCAGGGTGCGGCATTCGCCGTTGATGTCTTGGCCGATGGCCTTATGGTTGTAGATCTGCCAATGGCCCTTGGACATGAAGTATTGGCAGGCAAAGATCGGTTTGCGGTTGAGCACGCCGATGCGCCAGTCGTACTCGGTGTAGAAGAACTCCTGAGCCAGCAACAGCACCGAATGCTCGAACAACTCGGCGGTGGCCTTGAGCAACGCCTCCTGGCTTTCCACCTTGATCACGCCACGGGAGAAGCAACCGTCGGGGATTTTCAACACCAGCGGAAACCCCAGGCGCTCGCCAACCCGTTCAAAATCTTCCGGACGCTCCTTATAGAGAATCTCGGTAGCGGGCATTCCCAGTTGATGGCTGTTGAGCAGGTCGGTGAGGTAGACCTTGTTGGTGCAGCGCAAAATCGACGCTGGGTCGTCCATCACCACCAGCCCTTCGCTTTCGGCTTTCTTGGCAAAGCGGTAGGTGTGGTTGTCGACGCTGGTGGTCTCGCGGATCAGCAAGGCGTCGTATTCGGCTAAACGGGCGTAGTCCTTGCGTTCGATCAGCTCCACATCGATGCCCAAGCCCTTGCCGACCCGTACGAAATTTTCCAGGGCCTTGGCGTTGGAGGGCGGTAGTTGCTCCTGCGGATCGTGCAGGATCGCGAGGTCATAACGGGCCAGCCGACGTGAGCGCGGCTGGCGCCAGATCTTGCGACTGAAGTTGTCGAGGGCGTGGGCGAATTGATCTTCCTGATCATCACGCAACTTGTGCAACACCCCCGACTTGACGCCTTCGATGTGCCAGCCGTTATTCTTTCTGAACTCAACTAACAGGATCGGACACGGGAACGTTTCAAATAACTGCCGGGCCAGATCCTGCAACGGCTCTATATTGGTTCGGCCAAAATAAAGTGTCAGGGTAAAGCCTTCGGTATTACTGTAAAGGTGATGACTCAAGGCTTTATCGAGGGTTTTATCCAGGTCATCCAGGGCCAGCCCGTACAGCGATTTTTGGTCAGCTCGCTGATGGTGCGCACCGACGGAATCACCTTGTGCCCACGCGCTTCGGCCAGCAGCGAGCAGTAGTAGCCGTGCCCCAGGTACTTGTAGCTGCGGCACAGGTTGATCACCTGCACGCGCTTGCCGCTCTCGCTTTCGCGGGTCTGCTCCAGGTATTCCTGGGCAGTGACGATGTCTTCGCTGGGGAAGTAGGAAGCCCAATCTTCCTTGCGCTCGACAATAATCACCACTTGACTTGAACTTCGGGGCGGCGCAGAAAAATAACCTTTGGAAGTTATTGTCGCCGCGACGGTTTGCTCGGATACTTCACGCCAATGACCTTGAACCGCCGACATAATATTTGATCCGCTTTAGAGAACTCGACCTTTTCTATTAAGCACGATCTTTTAGAGAAGTCCCGTTTCGTTACGCAACTTTTACGGCGGTCATATGGCTCTTTTCTTTCGCGTTGCAACCCTCAGCGATGTGCCCGAATTGGTGGCACTGGAACAACACTGTTTCACCACTGACCGGCTCTCCACCCGCAGCTTTCAGTGGATGGTCAGCCGCGCCCACGGCCAGTTGCTGGTGGCGGACAATGACGGGCAATTGCTCGGCTATGCGCTGGTGCTGTTCCACCGTGGTACCTCGTTGGCGCGCCTGTACTCTATCGCCATCGCCCAACACGCACGCGGGATGGGCTTGGGCAAACAGCTGCTCAGCCGCATCGAAGCCATCGCCCTGGATCACGATTGCGCCTACCTGCGCCTGGAGGTCCGCACCGACAACCCCAGTGCCCTGGCCCTTTACGAGCGCAATGGCTATCGCCGCTTCGCACTGATCAACGACTACTACGAAGACCACACCGCCGCCCTGCGCCTGGAAAAACGCATCCTCCAACACCAGGCGGCGCGTCCGCAAAGCGTGCCGTATTACCAACAGACCACCGACTTCACCTGCGGCGCCGCATGCCTGTTAATGGCCATGGGCGCTCTGGTGCCGGACCGCGCGACATTGCGCCGCGAAGAGCTGCAGATCTGGCGTGAAGCCACCACCGTATTCATGACCGCCGGCCATGGCGGTTGCAGCCCGCAAGGCTTGGCGTTGGCGGCTTGGCGCCGAGGGTTTGAGGTACGCATGCAAGTGAATGTGCGCGGGCCATTGTTTCTCGATGGCGTGCGCGACCAGCATAAAAAAGAGGTGATGCGTGTGGTGCACGAAGCCTTCGAAGAAGAGTTGGCGGGCAGCGATGTCGAGCAAATACTCGGCGGCGCATTGGACTTGCCCCAAGTGCTACTGGACGGCGGACAGCCGCTGGTATTGATCAGCAGCTACCGCCTCACGCGCTCAAAATCGCCACATTGGGTGATAGTCACCGACTGCGACGACGACTTTGTCTACCTGCACGACCCCGACGTGGACCACAGCCAGCATCGCCAGCCCCTCGACTGCCAGCACCTGCCGGTCAGCCATGGGGAGTTCGAGCGCATGTGCCGGTTTGGCAACAACAAGCTGCGGGCGGCGGTGGTGCTGTTCAAGCCACCTGCTTGATCGCGGCCTTGGCTTCCAGCTCACGCACCAACGGCAATACACGCTTGCCGAAGTACTCCACTTCTTCCTGGAAATGCAGGAAGCCCGCCAGCACCAGGTCCACGCCCACGGCCTTGAGCGCGACGATGCGCTCGGCGATCTGTTGCGGCGTGCCGATCAGGTTTGTCTTGAAGCCGTCGTTGTACTGCACCAGGTCTTCGAAACTGGACTTGGCCCAGTTGCCCTCACCTTCTGGTGACGCTTTGCCCGCCTGTTTGGCCGCATCGCCGAATGCATTCACCGCTTCCGGATCGGCCTTGTCGATGATTTCCGCGAGCACGGCGCGAGCCTCTTCTTCGGTGTCGCGGGCGATCACAAACGCGTTGACGCCGACTTTGACCGAATGGTTGTTCGCCGCCGCCTTGGCGCGGATGTCATCGACTTGGGCCTTGATGCCTTCGGGCGTGTTGCCGTTGGTGAAGTACCAGTCGGACACCCGTGCAGCCATGTCCCGCGCCGCACGCGAGCTGCCGCCCTGAAACACTTCCGGCTGGCCGAGCGGCTTGGGTTTGAGGGTGTAATTGTTGAAGCGGTAGAAGTCGCCCTTGAAGGTGAAATCGTCTTGGGTCCAGATGCCTTTGAGGGCGCGGATGAATTCCTCTGAACGCCGATAGCGCTCGTCGTGTTCCAGCCAGTGTTCGCCGATGGCCTGGAACTCACCCTTGAACCAACCACTGACAATGTTCACCGCGATACGGCCATTGGTGAGCTGGTCGATGGTCGCCAGTTGCTTGGCCGCCAGCGCCGGTTGCCAGGGGCCGGGCAGGATCGCCGCGATCACCTTGAGCGTGGTGGTTGCCGCCAGCAGTGCATGGCTGAACGCCACGGACTCATGCTGGTTTTCGGCGCCATAGCCGGCGGTAAAACGGATCTGGGTGAGGCCGTACTCGAAGCCCGCGGCTTCGGCCAGTTGGGCCAGTTTACGGTTGTAGTCGATGCCCCAGTGGGTGCGTTGCTCAATCTTGCTGACCACCAACCCACCGCTGACGTTGGGCACCCAATAGGCAAATTTCACGGGCTGCTGACTCATCGGACGGTACCTCACACATAAGGAATGTACGGGGAGCTTGAGCAGCAAGTGTGCCAGTGCGGGGCAAACGCCCGCGCCACGGGGCCCGCCGAGAAGAACCGCCGCCATAAAGCCGTGAGCGCAGATGTCGTGGATTGCGTCGGTTTGTCCATCCACTGTTGCCCAGGCAACAGCTGACAGGGTGAATCCCTCGTAAACAGGCGCCCGGGCGCCCGGCACGGACTGTGCAATAGCTCCTGTCATTGATCACTGCCCAGGAGCCGTCACCCATGACCGAACACCACGTCATCAACCCGCTGTCCACCGGCGTCGACTACCCCGCACTGGCTGCGCGCTTTCGGCCGATATTCCAGCGTATCGCCGATGGCGCGGTAGAACGCGAACAGACCCGCACCCTGCCCCATGAGCCCATCCTGTGGCTCAAAGAAGCGGGTTTTGGCGCGGTGCGGGTGCCGGTGGAATACGGTGGCGGCGGCGCCTCGCTGCCCCAGCTGTTTGAACTGTTGATCGAGTTGGCCGAAGCGGATTCCAACGTGCCCCAGGCCCTGCGCGGGCACTTTGCCTTTGTCGAAGACCGCCTGAATGCGCTACCCGGCGCCGGTCGCGACCTGTGGTTCAAGCGCTTCGTTGACGGCGACATTGTTGGCTGCGCCTGGACCGAAATAGGCAATGTCGCGATCGGCGATGTGGTGACTCAGGTCAGCCCGGACGGCGACCAATGGACACTCAACGGTGAAAAGTTCTACAGCACCGGCAGCATTTTCGCTGACTGGATCGACGTGTACGCCCAGCGCAGCGACACCGGCGGCGATGTCATTGCCGCAACCCGCGCGCGCCAGCCAGGCGTAGTCCACAGCGACGATTGGGACGGTTTCGGCCAGCGCACCACCGGCAGCGGCACCTCGCGTTTCACCGACGCAGTGGTGGAAGCAGAAAACGTGATCGACTTTGCCACCCGCTTCAAATACCAGACCGCGTTCTACCAGTTGGTGCTGCTGGCCAGCCTGGCAGGCATCGGACGTGCAGCCGTAAGGGACGTGGCTCACCAGGTGCGCAGCCGCAAACGTATCTACAGCCATGGCAACGCCTCGCATGTCAGCCAGGATGCGCAGATCCAACAAGTGGTAGGCGAAGTCGCCGCAATGGTCTATGCCGCGCAAGCCAGCGCGTTGAAGGCAACGGAGCCGGCACAACGGGCGTACGTGGCGCGATTTGGTGGGGATGAGGCGGTTGAACGTGAAGCCAACGTGGCCGCAGAAATTGAATCGGCCACGGCGCAGGTGGTGGTGTCGGAGTTGATCCAGCGTGCCACCACCGAACTGTTCAACGCATTGGGAGCCTCGGATGTGCGCCAGGGCAAATCCCTCGACCGACACTGGCGCAATGCGCGGACCGTGTCGTCGCATAATCCGGTGATTTACAAGGCGCGCATTGTCGGGGATTGGGTGATCAATGCGGCCGAGCCGCCGTTTGTGTGGCAGATCGGAAATGGCCCAACAAAAGCCTGAAGTGTGGGAGCTGGCTTGCCTGCGATAGCCTCACCTCGGTCTGCCTGATACACCGAGGTGCCTGCATCGCAGGCAAGCCAGCTCCACACTTTAATCGCCTTAGAAGGCGAGTTTGTAGCCAATGGTCATCAACATGATTGCCAGGCACGGACGCAACACACCGTCCGGGACTTTGCCGGTCATGTGGCTGCCGAGGTAGATGCCCGGCAACGAACCCATCAGCAAAAAGCCCAACAGGTGCCAATCCATATTCCCCATGCTGGCGTGGCCCAGGCCTGCCACCAGGGTCAGTGGCACCGCATGGGCGATTTCGGTGCCGACCAGGCGGCGGGTGGCCAGGAACGGGTACAGGATAAACAACGCCACGGTGCCGAGGGCGCCGGCGCCGATGGAGGTCAACGCGACCATGGTGCCGAGGATCGCACCGGTCACCACGGTCAGCGCATTCAAGTTACGCGGGCTCATGTGGTAGTCATCGCCGGCATGGCGCTGGGCGAAGGCCAACAGGCTTTTCTTGAACAGGATGGCCAACGCCGTCAGCAGCAACACCACACCGAGGGCTTGCTTGATCACCGCGTTCATGGCGCTGGGGTCGGTGTGCAGGCTGGCGAGGAACCACAGGGTCAGCAGCACGGCGGGCACGCTGCCCAGGGTCAGCCAGCCGGTGATGGTCCAGTCGATATTCTTGTTCTTGCTGTGCACCAGCACCCCACCGGACTTGGTGATGGCCGCGTACAGCAGGTCAGTGCCCACGGCGGTGGCCGGGTTGATGCCAAACCACAACAAGATTGGGGTCATCAACGAGCCCCCACCCACACCGGTCATGCCCACGATAAAACCAACGATCAGGCCCGCAACTACAAAACCAACGTTACCCACATCCATTACTGCTACCTGCGGCCTTATAAATTTCTGGCCGCAGGATAGCGATTTTTCTTATAACGACTTATATCAATATGATCTGACTTTATGCCTTTTACGTCAGTCGCTGACAGACATAGGCCTGGGTCTGATACGGAAACGCCACGGTGTCACGCCCGCGCAACTCCGGGTGGGTATCGATCAGCGCCTGCAATTGCGCGGTAACCGTGGCTTTTTGCGCCGCCGGCAACGCGGCAATGAAGCTCACCGAGAGAAAGCGATCCATGATCACCTCCTGTGGGCTGCCCACATGGTGATAAGGAAAACACATCATTTCAGGGTCGGAAAAATACTGGCCCGTGAAGGCCTCGCGCCAACGCCCGGTATGAAAACGCGGCGTATCACCTTCATAGGGCGTGATGATCTCGGTGATCGCCGCCACCCACCCCACTGATTCATCACGCACGTTCCACACCAACCCCAGGCGCCCTTCGGGTTTGAGTACGCGGTGGATTTCCGCTAGCGCAGCCTCGGTGGAGAACCAATGGAAGGCCTGCGCGCAGACCAGTGCATCGGCGCTGGCAGGCGGCAGGGGAATCGCATCGGCGGTGCCCTCAAGCAAGCGCACATCCGGCAGCAACCGGGTCAACTGCGCGCCCATCTGCGTCACCGGCTCGACGGCAATCAAGGTCGGCGCCAGGGTGCTGAGCAGGCGGGTGAACTTGCCGGTGCCAGCCCCCAGGTCGATGACCGTTGATTGCGCATCAATGCGCAGCGTGTCGGTGAGCCAGCCAGTGAGTTGCCGGGGGTAATCCGGTCGGCCTTGGGCGTAGGTCACGGCCTGGGTCGAGAAACCTTGTTGAGCAGACGTATGAACACCGGTCATTGCCAATCTCTCTTCGGGTAAAGCGGGGGCACAGTGTGCGCCCTCACAGATTTATTTTCTAATCGGTGCATCCAATCCCGCGCGCGCTGGGTAGTCCTTTCAGTCATCCCGCTGTTTTACTGAAATGGAGCAACACCCATGAACGCTAAAGCACTGTTCTGCCTCACCGCCCTGCTCGCTGCTGCACCCGCAGCGTTTGCCCAGACCGGCTTGCCCGACAACATCAAGGTGCCCGACGGCCACAAGGTCACACTGGAAACCACCGGCGTCGGCGAAATCACCT
The Pseudomonas poae DNA segment above includes these coding regions:
- the ilvA gene encoding threonine ammonia-lyase, biosynthetic, which gives rise to MSTCPTPRTAGTELLEHYVKKILAAPVYDLAVRTPLQAAPALSALLGNTLLLKREDLQPTFSFKIRGAYNKLVQLSDAEKARGVVTASAGNHAQGVALAARELGIKARIVMPCSTPELKVLGVRSRGAEAVLHGESFPFALAHALQLAQTSGSTFVSPFDDPDVIAGQGTVAMEILRQQQGPLDAIFVPVGGGGLIAGIAAYVKYLRPEVRIIGVEPEGSSCLLAAMRAGERVVLASVDGFADGTAVAQIGAYGFEICRDWVDEVVTVSNDELCSAIKLIYDDTRSITEPSGALAVAGIRKYVAREGVHGQTLVAVNSGANINFDSLRHVAERVAASAGLNV
- a CDS encoding GNAT family N-acetyltransferase; the encoded protein is MALFFRVATLSDVPELVALEQHCFTTDRLSTRSFQWMVSRAHGQLLVADNDGQLLGYALVLFHRGTSLARLYSIAIAQHARGMGLGKQLLSRIEAIALDHDCAYLRLEVRTDNPSALALYERNGYRRFALINDYYEDHTAALRLEKRILQHQAARPQSVPYYQQTTDFTCGAACLLMAMGALVPDRATLRREELQIWREATTVFMTAGHGGCSPQGLALAAWRRGFEVRMQVNVRGPLFLDGVRDQHKKEVMRVVHEAFEEELAGSDVEQILGGALDLPQVLLDGGQPLVLISSYRLTRSKSPHWVIVTDCDDDFVYLHDPDVDHSQHRQPLDCQHLPVSHGEFERMCRFGNNKLRAAVVLFKPPA
- the sfnG gene encoding dimethyl sulfone monooxygenase SfnG, whose translation is MSQQPVKFAYWVPNVSGGLVVSKIEQRTHWGIDYNRKLAQLAEAAGFEYGLTQIRFTAGYGAENQHESVAFSHALLAATTTLKVIAAILPGPWQPALAAKQLATIDQLTNGRIAVNIVSGWFKGEFQAIGEHWLEHDERYRRSEEFIRALKGIWTQDDFTFKGDFYRFNNYTLKPKPLGQPEVFQGGSSRAARDMAARVSDWYFTNGNTPEGIKAQVDDIRAKAAANNHSVKVGVNAFVIARDTEEEARAVLAEIIDKADPEAVNAFGDAAKQAGKASPEGEGNWAKSSFEDLVQYNDGFKTNLIGTPQQIAERIVALKAVGVDLVLAGFLHFQEEVEYFGKRVLPLVRELEAKAAIKQVA
- a CDS encoding monooxygenase — protein: MTEHHVINPLSTGVDYPALAARFRPIFQRIADGAVEREQTRTLPHEPILWLKEAGFGAVRVPVEYGGGGASLPQLFELLIELAEADSNVPQALRGHFAFVEDRLNALPGAGRDLWFKRFVDGDIVGCAWTEIGNVAIGDVVTQVSPDGDQWTLNGEKFYSTGSIFADWIDVYAQRSDTGGDVIAATRARQPGVVHSDDWDGFGQRTTGSGTSRFTDAVVEAENVIDFATRFKYQTAFYQLVLLASLAGIGRAAVRDVAHQVRSRKRIYSHGNASHVSQDAQIQQVVGEVAAMVYAAQASALKATEPAQRAYVARFGGDEAVEREANVAAEIESATAQVVVSELIQRATTELFNALGASDVRQGKSLDRHWRNARTVSSHNPVIYKARIVGDWVINAAEPPFVWQIGNGPTKA
- a CDS encoding sulfite exporter TauE/SafE family protein; its protein translation is MDVGNVGFVVAGLIVGFIVGMTGVGGGSLMTPILLWFGINPATAVGTDLLYAAITKSGGVLVHSKNKNIDWTITGWLTLGSVPAVLLTLWFLASLHTDPSAMNAVIKQALGVVLLLTALAILFKKSLLAFAQRHAGDDYHMSPRNLNALTVVTGAILGTMVALTSIGAGALGTVALFILYPFLATRRLVGTEIAHAVPLTLVAGLGHASMGNMDWHLLGFLLMGSLPGIYLGSHMTGKVPDGVLRPCLAIMLMTIGYKLAF
- a CDS encoding class I SAM-dependent methyltransferase, with translation MTGVHTSAQQGFSTQAVTYAQGRPDYPRQLTGWLTDTLRIDAQSTVIDLGAGTGKFTRLLSTLAPTLIAVEPVTQMGAQLTRLLPDVRLLEGTADAIPLPPASADALVCAQAFHWFSTEAALAEIHRVLKPEGRLGLVWNVRDESVGWVAAITEIITPYEGDTPRFHTGRWREAFTGQYFSDPEMMCFPYHHVGSPQEVIMDRFLSVSFIAALPAAQKATVTAQLQALIDTHPELRGRDTVAFPYQTQAYVCQRLT